The genomic DNA GCGCGTTTGGCGGAACTCGGCGCCAATCTCTCGCTATGGTTCCAAAACCCAAGCGCCCAAACTTTTGCCCAAGGTGGTTGGATACCCTATATCTACCCAATCACTTACTTCTTCTTGGTCTTTGTATTTACGTATTTTTATACTTCTATTACTTTTAACACCAAGGAGATAGCCGAGAACCTACAGAAGCAAGGCGGATTTATTGAAGGCGTCAGAACTGGCAACAGCACCGAAAAGCATCTAAAGAAAACCATCAATCGCCTAACCTTTTTTGGTGCATTGGCTTTGGGCTTTTTAGCAATCGTACCAATCATCGGCCAAGTTTTCCTAAACACAAGCATCAGCCTTGGTGGAACTTCTATCTTGATCTTGGTAGCGGTATCACTTGAAACACTACGAGCAATCGAATCCAGGGCACTGATGGTTACTTATGATGACTATTCAAGACCAGATTTCTTCTATGGTGAAACCGAAAAATCTTCGAAGAAAAGATTTAATTTTCTAAAGCGTAAAAAGAAATAAAACTCTTTACAGGGTGTGGTAGAATTTGCTATAATCAACCTTGAATATACTCTATGGCTAGCAATAAGGAAGTGATCGAGCTTGAAGGCGTTATTGTAGAGACCCTTCCGGGTACTCAGTTTCGTGTCGAGCTCAACAATGGCCATCAGATTATAGCCCATGTCGCCGGAAGAATGCGCAAGCACTTCATTCGCATAGTACCTGGCGACCAGGTAACGGTTGAGCTGACACCTTACGATCTCAGTAAGGGTCGAATAACCTACCGAAAATCGTAGTTTTATATATTAAGACTTACGAATTTAATAAATTAATGCAGTGAGTCCACCACTTAAAAAATATGGTGGATCCGGATGAAAGGATCATTAGTAAATAATGAAAGTCCGTGCAAGCGTAAAAAAAATCAGCCCCGACGATAAGTTGGTGCGCCGTAAAGGACGCCTTTACGTTATAAATAAATTAAAGCCTAAACACAAGCAAAGGCAGGGATAGTATGGCTAGAATTTCTGGTGTAACCATTCCAAACGAAAAGCAGATTCAGATTGCCTTGACTTATGTTTACGGCATCGGACCGAAGTTTGCTAAAGATGTTTTAGCGGCAGCCAAAGTCGATCCTACGGTTAGAGTAAAAAACCTGACTGACGAAGAGGTCTCTAGAATCCAAGATTATATTAACGAAACCTACACTGTTGAAGGTGAGCTTCAGCGCGTAGTTAGCACGAATATTAAACGCCTTAAAGAAATCAAATCATACCGCGGATTGCGGCACGCCGCTAATCTTCCCTCCAGAGGACAGCGAACTCGCACCAACGCACGTACTAGGCGTGGTAAGAAGGTAACTGTAGGCGGAACGGCGAAGAAAGCGCCGTCTAAGACTTAAGGGGTAAGTTATGGCTGAAGAAGAGATTAAAACCACAGCTACTGAGACTACTGACACTCCTGTTAGTCAGGAAATGCCAGACAGTCCAGCTGCAACAGCACCATCAAAAAAGAAAAAACTGAAAAAAACTGTTGCTTACGGACAAATGCATGTCCAGGCAACGTTCAACAACACCATTGTTAGCTTCACAGACCAAGCTGGAGGCGTATTATCGACGTCCAGCGCGGGTGCTTGCGGATTCCGCGGCAGCAAAAAAGGCACTGCATACGCAGCCCAGGTTGCGGCCGAAAAAGCTGCTAACGTAGCTAAAACCCAATACGGACTTTCAAAGGTAGACATTTTTGTTAAAGGTATTGGCCAAGGACGAGATATGGCGATGAGAGCTATTTTGAATATGGACATTGCTATTGAAAGCATCAAGGACGTCACCGGTGTTCCTCATGGCGGAGTTCGTCCAAGAAAGGCAAGGAGGAACTAGTATGGCAAGAGATAGAAGCAGTATTGTTAAGCAGTCTCGCCGAGAAGGCTACGCTCTTCATCCTAAAGCACACAAAGCTTTAGTAAAACGCAGCGGAATGCCCGGCGCTAGTGCAAACGGTAGACGACCAAACAAACCTAGCCAATACGCGCTACAGATGCGCGAGAAGCAGAAAGTCAAAAGACTTTACGGTCTTCTTGAGAGACAATTTGAAAATCTAATGAAGGAAGCCTCCCGTTCTCGCGGCCAGACCGGCCAGACCTTGCTGAGGTTCCTAGAGCAGCGAGCCGACAATGCAGTCTATAGAGCAGGTTTAGCGCCTAGTCGTAGAGCCGCAAGACAGCTAGTTAGCCATGGACATTTCATGCTTAACGGACGCCGATTCGATATTCCTTCAGTAAGACTAGTTGCTGGAGACGAGCTAATAGTTCGTGATCACAGCAAAAGTAGCCAATATTTTAAGAATCTTGACACTGTCAGCCCACCGAGCGAAGTAACAGCTAGCTGGATTAACGCTGATCGCAAGAAACTAACAATCAAAGTAACCGGCGCCCCAACTCGTGATGATGCGGAGCTCGGAATTAACGAACAATTAATCGTCGAGTATTACTCACGCTAAAGGAGAGAACTTAATGTCAAAAACTATTCACACACCTTCACTAGCATCAGTAACCGACCATGGTAAGACTTCGGCAACTTTTGTTATTGAGCCACTACACACTGGTTACGGTATGACTCTTGGAAACAGCCTTCGTCGAGTACTATTATCTAGCGTCGCAGGCGCAGCGGTCACGTCATTTAAGATCGACGGTGCAACACACGAATTCACAACTATTAAAGGCGTCGTAGAAGACGTCATTGATATCATGCAAAATCTCAAGCAAATTCGCTTTAGGGTCTACAGCGATGAACCACAAACACTACGTATCGAGAAGAAAGGTGCCGGCGCAGTAACCGCTAAGGACATCAAGACTAATGCAGATGTTGAGATAGTAAACCCGGATCAGCTTATTGCCACTTTAGCCGACAAAGCTAGTTTTGGTGCTGATATTGTCGTCGACACTGGGCGTGGCTATCGCACCATCGAAGAATCTGGTGCACGACGTGCTAGCACTGACATGGTAGCTATTGACGCTATCTTTAGCCCAGTGCTTCGAGTTCGTTACAAAGTAGAGAATACACGCGTAGGACAAATGACTGATCTTGATAAGGTCGTCATGACAATCGAAACAGATGGCAGCATTTCACCTCAAGATGCTTTTGAAGAAGCTGCTGCTATTTTGGTTAATCAGTATACAGCGCTTGCCGGACAAACTCGTGTTGCTGTCAGTGCGCCGCTGGGTTCATCGCAGAAGTCGGCCGATACCGAGATAAGCGAAGATCCGGGCACGGCTAGCCTTAGTATGTCAATCGAGGATCTCAATCTAAGTGCTCGAACAACCAATGCGCTAATTAACAACGACATTGCCACACTAAAAGACTTAGTGTCGTTAACTGATGTAGAGCTACGAGACCTTAAAGGCTTTGGCAGTAAAGCCCTCGATGAAGTCAAACAATATATGGCGGAATTGGAACTATAAGATGCATAGACACGGATATAAAGGCAAGAAATTCGGACGAGAAACCGATCAACGGCGAGCGTTGATGAAGGGTCTCGCTGAATCACTTGTACTGCACGAAAAAATCGAGACTACTTTGCCTAAGGCAAAGGAAATCGTACCATACATTGAAAAACTAATTACTAAGGCTAAAAAAGGTGATCTTCATAGCCGTCGACAAGTAATTGCCGATCTGATGACAGTAGAGGCCGCCCACAAATTAGTTGATGAGTTAGCGCCAAAATTAAAATCAAGAAACAGCGGTCATGTACGAGTTGAGCGAACAAGCCTAAGAAGAGGCGATAACGCACAATTAGCTACAGTCTCATTTGTTGAGTTCGATGCTGCGGTCAAAGAGGAAAATACTGCAACTGCAAAGACTGAGCAAACTCCAAAGAAAAAGCCGGCCGCTAAAGCTACCCAGGCTAAGAAACCTGCGGCCAAGAAGGAGGCAAAATAATGAATAAGACTTACAGCGCCAAGCCTTCAGATGTGACTAGAAACTGGTGGGTTGTCGATGCTGCAGAAGTCCCACTTGGACGTCTAAGCACCAAGATCGCGACGCTTCTAACAGGCAAAGAAAAACCTCAATTCACTCATCACATTGATTGCGGAGATTTTGTGGTCGTCATCAACGCCGACAAGCTAATTGTTACCGGCAACACAGCCGAAACCGACAAAATGTACTATCACCACAGCGGTTTTCCGGGTGGTTTAACAGAGACAAGTTTAGCTCAGCAACGTGTAAAAGACCCTACTTTGATTATTGAGAAGGCCGTTAGAGGAATGCTGCCAGTCAACAAACTACGACCTGAAAGATTAAAGCGACTTAAAGTTTACGCTGGTAGTGAACACACGCACGCTGCCCAGAAGCCAGTAGCGGTACGCGTAGGAAAGGAAGCAAAATAATATGGCCGAAAGATATACTTACTCGCTCGGACGCCGCAAAAGCGCCGTAGCTAGCGTACGCTTAACAAAAGGCAAGGGCGAAATCACAGTGAACGGGAAACCAGCCAACGATTACTTTGCCGGAAGTGCCAGCTTGATGCATGAACTGTTTGCTCCTTTTAGAGCTATTGAAAATGAGAAGTCACACAACGTTTCTGTAAAAGTTACTGGCGGTGGCCATTCAGCACAAATTGACGCAATACGACTTGGAATTGCCAAGTGCCTAGCTACTGAAAAAGAAGAGCTCAAAAGCACGCTACGGCGAGCCGGGCAACTTAGCCGAGACACCCGAGAGAAAGAGCGCAAGAAGTTCGGTCTCAAAGGCGCCCGAAAACAACGCCAGTTTACCAAGCGATAGGGTATTGTAAATATGAGTAACAGGAGCAACCCAAGTTTTGGTGAAATCCTTGACCACTATGTGTCTCAGGGGGAGACAAGATTAGATTTAATAATATCGTCTGACCCTGAAAAGTACAAAACAAAGGGCTTTGCCCAGAAGGCTTTTTCAAGGGGTAGGAGCGGGGGGGGGGGGGGGGGGGGGGGGGAGAACCTGGATGAGAGTTAATTTAGCATTTATCACTGGTATGTAAGCACTCAAAGTTGGCGGTATTGTTTATATTGAAAAATCATATTTAATCAGTTGAAGTGCTAACCTTAGCGGGGGTTTTTGTAAACATAACATTAATCAGGAAATTTAGTAGATGGATATACTAGTTAAACAAGACAGTAACGAAATTAAATCATTTTGAGTCCATGTTCAGCGGTGCTGGAACTCGATCAAATTTAATCAAAAAAGCTGCGTCCCATAGGCACTTGTAATAGACATTTTGACTTTCCGTCCACCTTTTACTGTGGAAGCCAGAACGTGACAATTAGTAGCACGTTGTGGAAGTTAGACTTATAAGTTGTACTTCAACGGGGTGTCGGTAGAACCTTCAAACCGTGACCCTATTGCTTCCACAAGTAACTAGTTGAAATGCCGGGGGGGAAAAAAAAAAAAATGCCGACAGCAGTCTTACAGGCCAGCATAGAAGTAACAAATGAGATATAATTAACAATATGAGTAATAAAGTAATATTAACTGGCATACGCGCCAATAATGATCTGCACATTGGCAACTACTTTGGTGCGTTATTGCCAATTGTAGACATGGCAAAGGCAAAATCTGAAAAATATCAGATTAATTTGTTTATGCCTGATCTACATAGTTTTACTACGCCAATCGACCATAATAAATTACAGTCGAGCATCATGAACTCGTTGAGAGTTTTTGTGGCTGCAGGTTTACCTTTAGAAAACCCAAATGTACATATTTATCGGCAAAGTTACGTAGCAGCGCACAGTGAGCTAACCTTGCTACTAAACAACTTTACTGGCGTTGGCGAAATGGAAAGAATGATCCAGTATAAAGAAAAATCGACAAAACTGGGTAAGGATAGGGTTAGTCTAGGTCTACTTGATTACCCAGTGCTGCAAGCTGCCGATATATTGTTGTATGGTGCTTCGTATATACCTGTTGGCGATGACCAGACTCAACACCTAGAATTTACCCGAGATATTGCCGTACGTATGAACGCTAAATTTGGCAACCTGTTTACCGTGCCAGTATCAGTCAAAGAACAGCACGAATTTTTTGGCAAAGACCAAGGTTTACGTATCAAAGACCTAGCCGATCCTACCAAAAAGATGAGCAAAAGTGACGAAACAGGCAAGGGTGTAATATTCTTAAATGACAGCCCAGAAGATGCACGTAAAAAGATTATGTCGGCCGAAACTGACAGTTTTGGCAAAATTGCGCATGATAGAGAGCGACAACCCGGTATATCCAATCTGCTTGAGCTGCTAGAGCTATTTGGAGGAAACGCCCAAGATTTTATTGGCTCGGCTAGTTATGGGGAGCTCAAGACTGCTGCTGCCGATAAAGTCGTAGAGTTTTTGATCGATTTTCAAGCAAGGTTGTCACAAGTTAATGAGAACCAACTCCGAGCTAAGTTGGCGTCAAGCGAAGCGGCCATGAACAGTCAGGCTGGCGAGGTATTGGCAGCAGTCCAGAAAGCTGTCGGACTTAGATGAGTGAGCAACTAAAAAGTTCTGGCGAAAGATCAATTTTTTGGCCCTTAGACAAAATTGCCGAATTTATTGGCCATATCCTTTTGTCGCCATTTAAATCGTTCAAGAAATGAAAAGTTTTACTGTATCAGAAGAGCAGGGTGTCGTAAGAGCCGATAAGTTTTTAGCTGGCCTTTATCCTCAGTACTCCAGAGCTGCAATAGCAAAATTGTTTGAATATGACCTCGTAAAAAAAGACAGTAAAAGTATTAAACCCGGTGAAAAACTAAAGCCAGGCACACTAATCGAGGCCGACATCTCACCCCTAGATCAAGAGCCCGACGTTGTCGAACTACCTATTCTATACGAGGATAACGACGTTCTGGTAGTAGATAAACCAGCCGGTATTATTAGCCATAGCCGAGGTCGTTATTGGCAAGAGCCGTCTGTCGCGTCTTTTATTCGGTCTCATAGCAAAAGTGCCCTTCCGCAGAACGGCACACCAGAGCGTAGCGGCATAGTCCACCGTCTTGATAGAGCAACTAGCGGCGTCATGATTACAGCCAAGAACGAGCGCGCCATGAAATTTTTGCAGAATCAATTTCAAAAACGTAATGTAAAAAAAACATACATAGCGCTTATCGAGTCAGCGCCAGAAAAAGCCGAAGCAATCATCGATGCAGCGATTTCCAGAAATCCAAATGATCCAAAGCGTTTTATGGTCAGCGCGCAGGGTAAGTCTGCTTTGACGCACTACAAAACTTTGACTCCAACACCGAGCGGTGTACTCTTGCAGCTAGAGCCACGGACTGGCCGGACCCACCAACTTAGACTCCATCTAAAATACATAAATCGTCCGATAATTGGGGACGAATTCTATGACGGTAAACCCGCAGATCGGCTTTTTTTGCATGCAGCCAGTCTAAAGCTTAAGCTACCTAACGGTGAGGACAAAACCTTTACGAGTAAGATACCGAAGGCTTTTTACTTATGACGTTAGGGCCATTAATTAACCCAAAAAACGACAAGACGTTAGATCTTTTTGTTGCAAATCCTCCACACGGACTTATTATTTCTGGACCCATGGCAAGCGGCAAAACTGCTATGGCCAATATTTTAGTTCGTCGTATAAATCCACTCTTGAAGCCTGTTTTTGTGAAACCCGAAGAAAACAAGATGATCGGTATAGACCAGGTAAGGGAACTAAACTCTCTAATGAGTCGCAAGAGTAGTGGTGATCTTGTTACGAGTGTCGCAATTATCGCACCTGCTGATCTCATGACCGAAGAAGCCCAAAACGCACTCTTAAAAACACTAGAGGAGCCCGCCGCGGGCAGTATGATTATTTTGCTCGCACGACAAGTCAATACTCTACTGCCAACCGTTATGTCGCGCTGCAAAATATTAAAAATCCTACCAGTGAGCGAAGTTGCTGCCTCAGCTCACTATGAAGGTTATGATCCGAGCGAGATCAAACGCGCATACATCCTAAGCCGTGGCTACCCAGAGGCACTAACTAGCATACTAAAAAATGAGAACGAGAATCTAACGAATGGTTTAAATGAAGCAAAGAATTTTTTGAGTGCGAGTAAGTTTGACCGCTTATGCTTCGCAGAAGACAACAAAGACCGCGCTGGGGAATTGGTCGCGAATTTGATTATTGTAACGCAAGCAGCAATCGAACAGTCACCTCCAGCCAACCGCCTACATAAACTGATCGGAATTCACAAACAAGCACGCTTGGCCGAGAGGCAGCTAGCAGCAAAAGTTAACAAAAAAACCGTTTTAAGTGCTTTGGCTTTGTCACTCTAGCTAATTCCAAGTTATAATAAATATATGTCTGCAATTTTAATCGTTTTTGGTTTGGCCGTTTTTGCTCTACTAAGTGGAAAGCTAAAAGACGAGGAAGCTTCACCCGTACCCCTCAAATTAAGCGATCGGCTAGGCGGTTTATGGGATATTGCCCATAACGGTATGCGTGAAAACCGTTTTTTAAGAGCTGAAAAAGCACTGCTAACAATACTGAAAATTGATCAAAAAAATGCAGCTGCCTACAACCGTCTCGGTATCCTTTATGCCAAACAGAAAGAGTTCAAAGATGCTATTGATTGTTTCGAAATTGCCAGTAGCATCGAGCCATCAGCGTCTTCACTACATAATCTCGGTCTAATATATTACGAAACGGAGCATTACGAAAAAGCAGCACTGGCATTCGAACAAGCCCTTAAGCTAGAGGGCGACCTAGCTGCAAGACATATTGCCTACGCAAAAGTTCAAGAAAAGTTAGGTAACGGCAGGGTGGTGCTAAGCGAACTAGAGAAAGCAGCTGAACTAGAACCAAACCAAGAATCTTTTAAACTTCTGCACAAAGCCTATTTGGACCGCGATATGCACGAGCAGGCAAGCGTAATTGAGCGTAGGCTGCAAAAGATGATTACAACCACCACAGGCAAACGCCGTCGCATACTTCGCCCCAAGCGCGTCGTTGTCTAAAGTACTTTAAAAATATTTACCTCTCTGTTAAAATGCTTTAGTGTCTTAAAGAAATGCAGAGGTAGTGAAGCGGTCAAACACGGCAGACTGTAAATCTGTTGGCTTTCGCCTTCGGGGGTTCGAATCCCTCCCTCTGCACCACATGCCACCTTAGCTCAGTTGGTTAGAGCGTCAGTTTTGTAAACTGAATGTCGTCGGTTCGAATCCGACAGGTGGCTCCAGACACATGGAGGATGAGAAACGAAGGTTCGATATTCCCCCGTCCGCTGCAAAGCGGACAAAACGGGCGGAATATATGCTAAAGTGCACCGCACTGAAGCTATAATCCGACAGGTGGCTCCAGACACATGGAGGATAAGAACCGAAGGTTCGATATTCCCCCGTCCGCTGCAAAGCGGACAAAACGGGCGGAATATATGCTAAAGTGCACCGCACTGAAGCTATAATCCGACAGGTGGCTCCAGACACATGGAGGATGAGAACCGAAGGTTCGATATTCCCCCGTCCGCTGCAAAGCGGACAAAACGGGCGGAATATATGCTAAAGTGCACCACACTGAAGCTATAATCCGACAGGTGGCTCCAGACACATGGCGGATGAGAATTGAAGGTTCGATATTCAGTAGTAATCCCCAGCGTAGCGGGCTGTTCGATTGAATATATGCTGAAGCTAAAAGCGAAGCAATAATCCGACAGGTGGCTCCATTATTTTAGTGCCGCGTTAGCTCAGTGGTAGAGCACTTCCATGGTAAGGAAGGGGTCTCGAGTTCAAGTCTCGAACGTGGCTCCATGCCGTACAACTAATCAAACAAACATGCAAAGTCGGCAATCAAATGGCCGACTTTTAGTTTGGTCTAGTTGAAGTACTCCTTTCAAAATTAAATATGAATTTATTTCTTATTTCTAGCAGAAAATTGGCTAGGTCTTGCATTGTTACACTTTTACGCCAAATAAACGAGATTGATTACGGACTAGGTCTAATTGAATATCCACCAAATTTGGTTAACATGTTGTAATGATAATCTATATCTGTTAAAATAAGATCTATGGCGAAAAAAGGCGATAAAAGAAAACTAGTTGGCCTGGTTAGCAGTGAGACAAACCATCGTACTTACTATACTGTTAAAAATACGATGAATACTCCAGACAAACTTAAGCTCAAAAAATACGACCCGATTGCAAGAAAACACGTGGTCTATGAAGAGACTAAGAAAAACCTAGGCCGCAACGAAGTCAAACCTCGTAAAGGCTAAACTATAAGTTAATAGTTTATGGTTAATAGTTGATAGCAGTTAGTAGCTGCTGCTTTTTTGTTCTTTAAACTATGAACGATCAACTTTAAACTCTCATTAGCCATAGTAGTCTAGGAGGGTATTTACGAGTTCGGCGTGGCTCCAAACTAATGGCTCGACACCGACTCTTGCTCCGCCACTTGCACCTATCTGCTCTGGTAGCGTTTCGGTGCTGCTTCGATGCTCTAGTGCCCAATCAATTAGTTGTCGAGCATCTTCTAATCTACCTGTTCTTATATAGTACTGAGCTAGCCATAAAGATGTCACAAACCATGGGTTACCCTCATATTGCGGTTGTGTAGCAAAGTAGTTGTCATGTTCATAACGTGGTACGCCGCCTTCTGGGCATGAATCTTTTAATTTCGACTCGACAGCGTGAGCAGTCTGAGCAGTTAAAGCTTTATCGAGACCAAATTCAAACATCATTGGACCGTACATACTGGAAACGTCGATCGTATTATCGAAGGTTATGTCTCCACTAGCATCGAGCAAGATTCCTTTTCGATAAGACTTAGAATCCTCATTGAATAGTATCTTAGAATTTTGCTGCATCTTACGTGCTGCGTTTTCCCATTCATCACTATTTTGATCTTCTCCGAATCTTTTGGCTAAACTTACTGCAACCAGTAGTGCCCTATAGGTTAACGCAACTGTGTAAGTGTGAGTCAAAAACTTTTCTTCCCACAAATCGTAACTGGCGTGCGGCAATCCAGTGTCTAGGTCAATAAATCGAGCCATAAAGTTCGCCGCCGGCACCACAAACTTTTGAAACATTTCATTAGTAAACTCTTCGTCTTTGGAATAGTCTAAATACTCCCCGAGCATAAATACGACAATAGCAGTTTCATCTTCCTGTATTGCCAGCTCGTGTCTTTGACCGCGCATAAGCGGATGCCACGTACTTCCTATAGAGCGATCGCTAAGGTACTTGTGCATCAGATAACCGTCTTCGGTTTGTATATCAGAGCAGAAATTGAAAAACTTTCTAGCCTCTTTGTATAATCCAAGTCTAATCAGTGGCCAAATTACAAAGCAGCCATCACGTGGCCATACGTAACTGTAGTAATCTCGGTTATAGTTGTAGATTGAGGAGTCACACGAAGCGACAATACCGCCTCGTTGATCACAGTGAGCTTTAATAATCATGAGGGAGCGCACGACTGCAGACCTCTCATCGTCACTAAGAGGCAGCTTATCAATACGAAGCATGGCAGGAGCCAACCAATTCTTCCACCAATCCTTTGTATGTTCAAGCCTTGCTTGAGCGCCTTCGCGCTTCATAAATTCATGTTCGCGCTCTAAATGGAACTGAGAACTGTGCGCTAAAACCCAGTACTCGATCTCAGCCTCTGCGGCAGCTTCTAGCTGTTGTGACACTCTTAAAACTGAATCGACTCCGCCATGTTCAACGGCATTATTTGTTAATTCGCCGTCCTCGGCATCTTTGAAAGAACCTTCTTTACCTTCAATGCCGTATGAGCCACAGGTATATTGATCAAAATCTTTACCTTCATTATTCCGCGCATAGGCTAACAGGCAAAGTCGACCCTTGTAATCAAGTAGGTATGGGCCGTCCGGGACAAACATTGCCGTATCGCTACGACCATGATTGCTAATTTCAAAAACCTGATGGAAAAATACCTTTACATCGCGCTTTTCGTTTCTAAGATTCTGGATATTCAAAAGGCGACAAAACACGTTTTTTTCAGTGTCTACGAAATCTGAAAAATGCAGTCTTAACCCAAATTTGTCGCTTCTCATAACTATCGATGTGGTCAGACTTGTTGAATCAATACCGAGCTCGGTATGCCAATTCTCGTCATCTAGCCAACTGAACTGATTATCCACATGAACGCCTATGCGGTGGTGGATCTTGCGTGAAGTAGTCAGATTTTCTTGCCCGACATACGGAAAATAAAAATCGTGAACAAAACCTTTTTCATTCAAACCAACAACTAACTGACCGTTACTTAAAACTACAGGCCGACCCATTTAGTACAGTCCTTTTTCGGCAAGCCGGAACTTGATGTCATGGTAAGCATTCATAAAGTTCATATAGGCTTCATACGGCGTGTCATAAGGGCTAAAATATGCGTGGACA from Candidatus Saccharibacteria bacterium includes the following:
- the infA gene encoding translation initiation factor IF-1 yields the protein MASNKEVIELEGVIVETLPGTQFRVELNNGHQIIAHVAGRMRKHFIRIVPGDQVTVELTPYDLSKGRITYRKS
- the rpmJ gene encoding 50S ribosomal protein L36, which produces MKVRASVKKISPDDKLVRRKGRLYVINKLKPKHKQRQG
- the rpsM gene encoding 30S ribosomal protein S13, which translates into the protein MARISGVTIPNEKQIQIALTYVYGIGPKFAKDVLAAAKVDPTVRVKNLTDEEVSRIQDYINETYTVEGELQRVVSTNIKRLKEIKSYRGLRHAANLPSRGQRTRTNARTRRGKKVTVGGTAKKAPSKT
- the rpsK gene encoding 30S ribosomal protein S11, with product MPDSPAATAPSKKKKLKKTVAYGQMHVQATFNNTIVSFTDQAGGVLSTSSAGACGFRGSKKGTAYAAQVAAEKAANVAKTQYGLSKVDIFVKGIGQGRDMAMRAILNMDIAIESIKDVTGVPHGGVRPRKARRN
- the rpsD gene encoding 30S ribosomal protein S4, whose amino-acid sequence is MARDRSSIVKQSRREGYALHPKAHKALVKRSGMPGASANGRRPNKPSQYALQMREKQKVKRLYGLLERQFENLMKEASRSRGQTGQTLLRFLEQRADNAVYRAGLAPSRRAARQLVSHGHFMLNGRRFDIPSVRLVAGDELIVRDHSKSSQYFKNLDTVSPPSEVTASWINADRKKLTIKVTGAPTRDDAELGINEQLIVEYYSR
- a CDS encoding DNA-directed RNA polymerase subunit alpha; this translates as MSKTIHTPSLASVTDHGKTSATFVIEPLHTGYGMTLGNSLRRVLLSSVAGAAVTSFKIDGATHEFTTIKGVVEDVIDIMQNLKQIRFRVYSDEPQTLRIEKKGAGAVTAKDIKTNADVEIVNPDQLIATLADKASFGADIVVDTGRGYRTIEESGARRASTDMVAIDAIFSPVLRVRYKVENTRVGQMTDLDKVVMTIETDGSISPQDAFEEAAAILVNQYTALAGQTRVAVSAPLGSSQKSADTEISEDPGTASLSMSIEDLNLSARTTNALINNDIATLKDLVSLTDVELRDLKGFGSKALDEVKQYMAELEL
- the rplQ gene encoding 50S ribosomal protein L17, translated to MHRHGYKGKKFGRETDQRRALMKGLAESLVLHEKIETTLPKAKEIVPYIEKLITKAKKGDLHSRRQVIADLMTVEAAHKLVDELAPKLKSRNSGHVRVERTSLRRGDNAQLATVSFVEFDAAVKEENTATAKTEQTPKKKPAAKATQAKKPAAKKEAK
- the rplM gene encoding 50S ribosomal protein L13, with the translated sequence MNKTYSAKPSDVTRNWWVVDAAEVPLGRLSTKIATLLTGKEKPQFTHHIDCGDFVVVINADKLIVTGNTAETDKMYYHHSGFPGGLTETSLAQQRVKDPTLIIEKAVRGMLPVNKLRPERLKRLKVYAGSEHTHAAQKPVAVRVGKEAK
- the rpsI gene encoding 30S ribosomal protein S9, which codes for MAERYTYSLGRRKSAVASVRLTKGKGEITVNGKPANDYFAGSASLMHELFAPFRAIENEKSHNVSVKVTGGGHSAQIDAIRLGIAKCLATEKEELKSTLRRAGQLSRDTREKERKKFGLKGARKQRQFTKR
- the trpS gene encoding tryptophan--tRNA ligase; translated protein: MSNKVILTGIRANNDLHIGNYFGALLPIVDMAKAKSEKYQINLFMPDLHSFTTPIDHNKLQSSIMNSLRVFVAAGLPLENPNVHIYRQSYVAAHSELTLLLNNFTGVGEMERMIQYKEKSTKLGKDRVSLGLLDYPVLQAADILLYGASYIPVGDDQTQHLEFTRDIAVRMNAKFGNLFTVPVSVKEQHEFFGKDQGLRIKDLADPTKKMSKSDETGKGVIFLNDSPEDARKKIMSAETDSFGKIAHDRERQPGISNLLELLELFGGNAQDFIGSASYGELKTAAADKVVEFLIDFQARLSQVNENQLRAKLASSEAAMNSQAGEVLAAVQKAVGLR
- a CDS encoding RluA family pseudouridine synthase: MKSFTVSEEQGVVRADKFLAGLYPQYSRAAIAKLFEYDLVKKDSKSIKPGEKLKPGTLIEADISPLDQEPDVVELPILYEDNDVLVVDKPAGIISHSRGRYWQEPSVASFIRSHSKSALPQNGTPERSGIVHRLDRATSGVMITAKNERAMKFLQNQFQKRNVKKTYIALIESAPEKAEAIIDAAISRNPNDPKRFMVSAQGKSALTHYKTLTPTPSGVLLQLEPRTGRTHQLRLHLKYINRPIIGDEFYDGKPADRLFLHAASLKLKLPNGEDKTFTSKIPKAFYL
- a CDS encoding tetratricopeptide repeat protein; translated protein: MSAILIVFGLAVFALLSGKLKDEEASPVPLKLSDRLGGLWDIAHNGMRENRFLRAEKALLTILKIDQKNAAAYNRLGILYAKQKEFKDAIDCFEIASSIEPSASSLHNLGLIYYETEHYEKAALAFEQALKLEGDLAARHIAYAKVQEKLGNGRVVLSELEKAAELEPNQESFKLLHKAYLDRDMHEQASVIERRLQKMITTTTGKRRRILRPKRVVV
- the rpmG gene encoding 50S ribosomal protein L33, with the translated sequence MAKKGDKRKLVGLVSSETNHRTYYTVKNTMNTPDKLKLKKYDPIARKHVVYEETKKNLGRNEVKPRKG